Genomic DNA from Desulfovibrio sp. JC022:
GCACGGAAAATCTCGTGCGCGACGAACTCTCCAAGCTCATGCCCGAACTGGCCCGCATGCGCAAAGATCTCGAAGGCAAGAAAGTCGCCATGTACGTGGGCGGTTCCTTTAAGGCTTTCTCCCTGCTCAAGGCTTTCCGCCATCTGGGTATGAAAGTGGTCATGGTCGGTTCCCAGACCGGAACCAAGGAAGATTACGCTGAACTGGAACGTATCTCCGATCCCGGCACCATCCTCGTGGATGACGCCAACCCGCTGGAACTTTCTGCATTCATCAAGGAAAAGGACGTGGACATCTTTGTCGGCGGCGTAAAAGAACGCCCCATCGCCTTCAAGATGGGAGTGGGGTTCTGCGATCACAACCACGAGCGCAAGGAAGCCCTCGAAGGTTTCGAAGGCATGCTCAATTTCGCCCGCGAAATTCACGCCTCAGCAATGAGCCCGGTCTGGAACTTTGTACCTAGAAGATCGAAGAAAGCAGGAGAATAGCCATGACTACTAAGAGTAAAAATTTTACATCGACCACTAATGCCTGCAAACTTTGTACGCCGTTAGGTGCATCTCTGGCCTTTCGCGGCGTTGAAGGCTCCATACCTTTCCTGCACGGCTCGCAGGGCTGCGCTACTTACATGCGCCGTTACGTGATCAGCCATTTTCGTGAGCCTGTGGATATTGCTTCTTCAGCTCTGGGTGAAAAGCACGCTGTATACGGCGGCGGCCCGAACCTGAAAAAGGGCATCCTCAATGTTATGAAAAAATACGAGCCGAAAATCGTGGGCGTGGCGACCACCTGCCTCACCGAAACAATCGGCGATGATGTTCCCATGTATCTCAATGAATTCAATAAAGAATTCGGCGACCTCGACCTGCCGGATATCGTGCAGGTTTCCACACCTAGCTACAACGGCACCCACATGGACGGTTGGCACGGCGCAGTGCGTTCCATGGTCGAACAGCTCTGCACTGAAAAAGCGGAAGACGACGGACACGTAAACATCCTGCCCAACATGGTTTCCTGTGAAGATGTGCGTCACCTCTTCGATATTTGTGAAGATTTCGGCCTGAAGGCGACCATCCTGCCCGATATTTCCGAAACCCTCGATGGCCCGGCACTGGAGGATTACGTGAAAATCCCCGTCGGCGGTACTCCGGTTGAGGACATTAAAAAGATGTCCGGCGCGGCAGCAACCATCGAACTGGGCCGCTGTGTTCCCGCCAAGAGCGGCGGAACCAGCCTTGCAGAGCGGTTCGGTGTAGCCAACCACCGCATCGGCCTGCCCATGGGCCTGCGTGAATCCGATATTTTCTTCGAAACTCTCGAAGCTGTTTCCGGCAAAAAGATGCCCGCCCGTTACGAACGCGAACGGGGCCGGCTCATCGATGCTTACGTGGACGGACACAAATACATTTTCGGCAAGCGGGCCGTTGTTTACGGCGAGGAAGACCTCGTTACCGGACTGTGCGCTTTTCTGGCCGAGATCGGCGTGGACGTGGTCCTTGCCGGGTCCGGAGCAAAAAAAAAAGGCATGGCTGAAGCCATCTCCGCAGTAACCGAGGGCGTAGGCCGGACCACCCCGGAAATCCACGAAGGAGTTGATTTCCACGACATCGCCGAACGGGCCGGGGAACTGAAACCGGACCTGCTCATCGGTCATTCCAAGGGCTACCGCTACGCCAAGGTATGGGGAATCCCGCTCATCCGGCTCGGTTTTCCTGTACATGACCGCTTCGGCGGGCAGCGCATCCCGACGCTGGGCTATCGCGGAACGCAGCACCTTTTCGACCGCATAGTCAACGCAATGCTCGAAAAGAAACAGGCCGATAACCCTGTCGGCTATGGCTATATGTAAGAAATAAAGGACTATTTAATAACACCAGCGGCGAAGCCCTAATAAAAAGTTTTGGGATTCTTAAACCCTTTTCCCAAAAGGGTTTAAGGCTCCCGGCAGGGCCGCCGGAGGCATAACAGGGAGATATATCATGAAAAAAGATACCACCAAACATCCGTGTTTTAACAAAGAAACCGCAGGTTCCTGTGGACGTGTACATCTCCCGGTAGCCCCCAAGTGCAACATTCAGTGTAACTACTGCAATCGTAAATACGACTGCGTGAACGAATCGCGCCCCGGCGTGACCAGCGGTGTGCTCAAACCTTTTCAGGCTGCGGAATATATGGACGCAGTGCTGAAAAAAGAACCGCGTATCACCGTGGCGGGTATCGCAGGACCGGGCGACCCTTTTGCCAATCCGGAAGAGACTCTGGAAACCATGCGGCTGCTCAATAAAAAGCATCCCCATTTGATCTTCTGCCTGTCATCCAACGGCATGGGCATCCTGCCTTATCTGGATGACCTGAAGGCACTGGGCGTATCCCATGTGACTATCACCATCAACGCGGTTGACCCGAAAATCGGGGCTAAAATTTATTCCTGGGTCAAGGCCGGCAAGGTTGTGTACCGTGGCGAAAAAGGCGCGAAGGTCCTGCTGGAACGCCAGCTTGCAGCCATTAAAGGGCTGAAAGAACGTGGCATTACCGTGAAGGTTAACTCCATTGTCATTCCCGGAATCAACGACCAGCACATTGCGGAAGTGGCCCGCGTGGCAGCGGAACTTGGCACGGACATTCAGAACATGATCCCGCTCAAGCCCACTGCGGATACCCTTTTTGCTGATTTTGAAGAGCCGGACCATAAAATGATTAACTCTCTGCGCAAGGAAGCGGGGGGAACCATTGAACAGATGACCCACTGCCGCCGCTGCCGCGCAGATGCTGTGGGACTGCTGGGTGATGATAAATCCGTGGCTTTTTGTGGCACCTTAAAATCCTGTTCCGAGCTGAAACCCATTGATGTGAAAGGACCACGCCCATACGTGGCGGTTGCTTCCCGCGAAGGCATGCTGGTCAATCAGCATCTCGGTGAAGCCCGTGAATTCCACATCTGGGCCAAGGACGGCGATGGCGACTTCAAACTGGTGGAGAAACGGCCCGCTCCCAAGGCCGGATGCGGTCCGCAGCGTTGGACCGAGCTTGCGACAACCCTCAGTGACTGTCGCGCGGTGCTTGCGGCGGCCATCGGGGAAACTCCGCAGGCAAAACTGGCTGAAAACGGCGTGGAACCGCACGTGATCGGCGGGTTCATCGAAGACGCACTGCGTACTATCTACAACGGCGGGGATATGGATATCCATAAAGGACGGCGCGGCTCTATTGCTGATGCCTGCTGCACCGGAACCGGCACCAAGTGCGGATAAAAATTCTGTCCATAAACAGCTATCTGCAATAAAATAAAATTTTATAGAAATGCTCCGTTTCTATAAATTACACTGTGAAGCCCCGGCAAAGTTGCTCTTGCCGGGGCTTCTCCCTTGATAGTCAGAACAAAGTTCAAATATCCTCTGCTCCACTATCTGGCAAAATTTTGTAAAACCGATTATGTTTGACAAAACCCAGATTGGAGCACTCAAATGAAAATGACCGCGAAAACCGTACTTCTATTCTTTATACTAACCCTTTTCAGTATCACCTCCGCCAGTGCCGATGAGGTAGCCAAAGGGGTCAACTGCCCTCCCGGATGGAGCGATAACCAAGTTGCCCGCGGAGATAACCGGGTAAAGCAATGCATATCCCCGTCACTTGATTCCAGTGTGGAACTTTATGTCACTCCCGGTAAAAAGATTCCGTTGGAGAAACTGCTTGATAATTGGATTACCGCCCTTAAACAGCAGGGCTTTCCATTGCAGAATAAGATTTCCGAAACCAAAGGACATGTCTCCGGTGCCCCTGCAATTTTCCGTGAATATGAAGGAAAAGCAGACGGCAGGACATTTGAATCACTGCTGGCAGCCAGTAGCCATAATGGAGTGAATTACATCTTTCAGGGCCGTTATCCCGATGATGACCGCGAAGCCGAACAGCTGGTCAGGCACTCTCTGACCACATGGAATTTCCCCGAAGACACAGCCAAGGAAGACACCCCGTATGATTCCCCGAAACAAGCCGGAACCAGCGGCAGCTTCAAAAATATAGGTGGTTGCTGGGCCTGGGGACTCTGGAAAGCACCCTCCGGTGCTTCAGTGGTCATCCTGCCCGACGGACGGGCCATTTTTGACGGGCAGATTCTCAGGCACTGGCGGCCTACAGATGAAGAGGGAACGATAGTCATGGAAATCCCCATCAAATGGGGCGGAGGCAGTGCCATCTGGACTCACCCGGAAGGACGTCATGACGTAATTATTCAGGTGGAATTTCCAGAAGCGCGGCAGATTCTACTGCGCGATTCATGGGAATACAGCTACAAAGGCAAGGCTTTCAAAGCCTGCCATCACTAGGAAAAAAGAGGCTTTCCACCCGACGTGGAAAGCCTCTTTTTTTTAACCGCAATCTCGATGATCGCGGACTAGCCAGTCAGGAAATTTTTAACCTTTCTTCATACGCCTAAGCCGCGCCCGCCCTTCGGCGATCATGGATTCAAGACCGTAACGCTTAACCCGGTAGCCCATCTGACGAGCAGAAAGGCCAAGAGTTTCTGCGGCCTTGTACTGAATCCAGCCGCTACGTTCCAGAGCGGCGACAACTTCATTACGCTCCACTTCCTTGAGCGAGGTGCAATGAGGAAGAGCATCGTTTGAAGCAGGAACGCTGACTTCTCCATCAGAACTGTTGGAGACTCCACGCTGGCCCGGAGCAAGATAGGATTTAAGAAATTCAAGGGTAATATATTCGGAGTCGGACATGATAACCAGCCGCTCCAACAGATTCTGCATCTCACGAACATTGCCCGGCCAATCGTAAATCATAAGCGAATCAAGAGCCGCCGGGGTAAAAAACATTTTTCGACCATAATCCTCAGCCATTTTCTGGATGAAATAATTGAGCAGCCCGGTGATGTCCTCTTTGCGTTCCCGCAAGGGCGGCACGGTGATGGGAAAAATATTCAAGCGGTAATAGAGATCCAGCCGGAATTCATTGCGCTCCACCAACAACCCGAGGTCGCGGTTGGTGGCCGCAAGGATACGCACATCAATATTGCGAGTCTTGTTTGAACCGATCCTTTCCAGCTCTTTTTCCTGTAAGACCCGCAAAAGCTTGGCCTGTAGGCTCATGGGAAATTCCCCGATCTCATCAAGAAAAATTGTCCCGCCGTCAGCCTCTTCAAAACGGCCCGGACGAGTGGAAGCCGCACCGGTAAAAGATCCTTTTTCATGACCGAATAATTCGGACTCAAGAAGATTTTCCGGGATGGAAGCACAGTTAACCTTGATAAAAGGGTGCCTTGCGCGATCTGAAAGTTCGTGGATGATCTTGGCCATGAGCGTCTTGCCCACACCGGATTCACCGAGCAGCAACACTGTGGCCTTGGTGGGTGCCACTTTTTCAAGTTGCCGCTGGACCTCAACCATGGCTGAACTCTGCCCGACAATGTAGAGGCCCTTTGTTTTTTTGGAAATCTGGTACTTTAAAGAAGTATTCTCACGCTTGAGGGCAGCCTCACGTTCCATGATCTTCTCGTTGAGACTTATAAACTGACCGATGAGCGTAGCCACGATCTTCAGGAAATCAACATCCTCTTCCGCAGCGACATGATCACCGAAGATACGATCCACATTGAGAACACCGATGGGGTCGCTGTGAAGAATAATCGGCACACCGATGAATCCGGTTTTAGCGCGCTCAATCTTGCGGGCTCCGGTTTTATCAAGGAAAAGCGGCTCCTTACTGATATCCGGCACATAATAAGACTCCCCGGTCTGGAAAATACGCCCAGTGACCCCTTCATCAAGGCGGTAAACCCCGCGCTGTTTTTCCTCAAGGGACAAACCATACGAGGCATTGATTGAAAGCTGTTTTGTTTCCGGGTCGTAAAGGGTCACTGTCGCCCGCTTCATGCTCAGGTTCTCCGAAAGAATACTAAGCACACCGTCAAGTGCGGACTCCAGATCAAGAGCCTGCTCAATGGCCTGACAAATGGCCAGCAGCGCGGAAAGTTTCAATCCATGCAGTGAAGGATACATATATGCAGTTAAGCAAGGGAGATGCCATTACTGCAAACAGAGAAATACTTTTTAATTTCTGGACATTATGAGAAAATGAATTTTTGAAAATATTCACATTTATGTCAATTATCACAAACCAATGAACATTAATGGAAAACTGATCTTGGCCATTTGCAGCTTCAAAAACAAACTCTGCCACCGACCTATTTCTCGTCTAATTCATGCAGCAGAGCCTTATCTGGCCCATTATCAAAACTACCGAACTAGATACACTGATTTGCGAACAATTGGCGGCCTAATATTTTTCACAACCACAAAGCTATCGACTCCCCGCACCAAGCCTACTATGGTTAGCCATGCCTACAGACAAAACATTCCGTCAGGAAAAGGCCCTTTTCAGTATTGAAGGAGTGAACTCCATTTGGGAAAGTGTACTTGATAAAGCAGTGCAGACCTCCCTGCCCAAGGCTCACGAGATAGAAGCCAATGATCCAAACTACTTCTTTTTCTTACTCAAAGGTTCTGTCAAACTTTCCTGCCTCTCAGAGAGCGGACAGGAGCGGGTGGTCATGCGCATCGGTCCCGGCACCCTTTTCAATGAAGTTTCACACATTCACAGCTCTATTTTCCAAAGTCACAGCCTGCACACATTGGAAGAATGCGTGGTAGCCCGTTTTCCCAAATACATTCTGGAAAACGATGATTTCTTTCGCCAGCACCCGGAGCTGGCCTGTAATCTGATCCATTCACTGGGCATCAAGGCCGGGGCTTTTTTCGCCCAGCTTTTTGATTCCGGCCTGCTTGAGGTGAGTACGCGGGTCAGCCGTTCCCTGTACCAACTCTGGCAGGAAAACGGCGAATCCGAATCTTTTTCCCCCGGCCTGACTCAAAGCGAACTGGCCTCCACCCTTGGAGTTCACCGCAGCTCTTTGTGCCGGGTAATCAAGGCCCTGCGCCAAAAAGGGGTCATCGGTAAATTCACCAAAACCACATTGGAAATCCTCGATCCTGAAACACTTTCCCGTGAAGCGGGCGGGCTGCTTTTCCAAAATTTAAGCTTGTGAGATAAGCGACAACCAACGAAC
This window encodes:
- the nifB gene encoding nitrogenase cofactor biosynthesis protein NifB, translated to MKKDTTKHPCFNKETAGSCGRVHLPVAPKCNIQCNYCNRKYDCVNESRPGVTSGVLKPFQAAEYMDAVLKKEPRITVAGIAGPGDPFANPEETLETMRLLNKKHPHLIFCLSSNGMGILPYLDDLKALGVSHVTITINAVDPKIGAKIYSWVKAGKVVYRGEKGAKVLLERQLAAIKGLKERGITVKVNSIVIPGINDQHIAEVARVAAELGTDIQNMIPLKPTADTLFADFEEPDHKMINSLRKEAGGTIEQMTHCRRCRADAVGLLGDDKSVAFCGTLKSCSELKPIDVKGPRPYVAVASREGMLVNQHLGEAREFHIWAKDGDGDFKLVEKRPAPKAGCGPQRWTELATTLSDCRAVLAAAIGETPQAKLAENGVEPHVIGGFIEDALRTIYNGGDMDIHKGRRGSIADACCTGTGTKCG
- a CDS encoding nitrogenase component 1, with product MTTKSKNFTSTTNACKLCTPLGASLAFRGVEGSIPFLHGSQGCATYMRRYVISHFREPVDIASSALGEKHAVYGGGPNLKKGILNVMKKYEPKIVGVATTCLTETIGDDVPMYLNEFNKEFGDLDLPDIVQVSTPSYNGTHMDGWHGAVRSMVEQLCTEKAEDDGHVNILPNMVSCEDVRHLFDICEDFGLKATILPDISETLDGPALEDYVKIPVGGTPVEDIKKMSGAAATIELGRCVPAKSGGTSLAERFGVANHRIGLPMGLRESDIFFETLEAVSGKKMPARYERERGRLIDAYVDGHKYIFGKRAVVYGEEDLVTGLCAFLAEIGVDVVLAGSGAKKKGMAEAISAVTEGVGRTTPEIHEGVDFHDIAERAGELKPDLLIGHSKGYRYAKVWGIPLIRLGFPVHDRFGGQRIPTLGYRGTQHLFDRIVNAMLEKKQADNPVGYGYM
- a CDS encoding Crp/Fnr family transcriptional regulator, which encodes MPTDKTFRQEKALFSIEGVNSIWESVLDKAVQTSLPKAHEIEANDPNYFFFLLKGSVKLSCLSESGQERVVMRIGPGTLFNEVSHIHSSIFQSHSLHTLEECVVARFPKYILENDDFFRQHPELACNLIHSLGIKAGAFFAQLFDSGLLEVSTRVSRSLYQLWQENGESESFSPGLTQSELASTLGVHRSSLCRVIKALRQKGVIGKFTKTTLEILDPETLSREAGGLLFQNLSL
- the nifA gene encoding nif-specific transcriptional activator NifA, with protein sequence MYPSLHGLKLSALLAICQAIEQALDLESALDGVLSILSENLSMKRATVTLYDPETKQLSINASYGLSLEEKQRGVYRLDEGVTGRIFQTGESYYVPDISKEPLFLDKTGARKIERAKTGFIGVPIILHSDPIGVLNVDRIFGDHVAAEEDVDFLKIVATLIGQFISLNEKIMEREAALKRENTSLKYQISKKTKGLYIVGQSSAMVEVQRQLEKVAPTKATVLLLGESGVGKTLMAKIIHELSDRARHPFIKVNCASIPENLLESELFGHEKGSFTGAASTRPGRFEEADGGTIFLDEIGEFPMSLQAKLLRVLQEKELERIGSNKTRNIDVRILAATNRDLGLLVERNEFRLDLYYRLNIFPITVPPLRERKEDITGLLNYFIQKMAEDYGRKMFFTPAALDSLMIYDWPGNVREMQNLLERLVIMSDSEYITLEFLKSYLAPGQRGVSNSSDGEVSVPASNDALPHCTSLKEVERNEVVAALERSGWIQYKAAETLGLSARQMGYRVKRYGLESMIAEGRARLRRMKKG